In the Pseudoalteromonas sp. A25 genome, TCCCAACAGTATATTGATTTCGTTAAATGGGGTGTACTGGGCTTCTTACTGTTTTCAATTTATCGTAATGTCACCGAAGGCGTTGGTTTAACCAAGCCGGCTTTTTATATCAGCCTTATCGGCCTCGCAGTAAACGTTATTGCCAATTATATATTTATCTATGGAAAACTTGGCATGCCAGCTTACGGGAGCGCAGGTTGTGGACTCGCAACAGCTCTAGTCTTTTGGGCTATGGCAGTTGCACAGTGGTTGTATTGTAAGCGCAGTACTATCATGCGCAACCTATCTCTGCTTTCTCCTTTTTCTAAACCTGATTTATCAGCCATTGGATACATTGCGAAGCTCGGTTTGCCGATTTGTTTGGCTACCTTCTTCGAAGTAACCTTATTTGCATGTATACCTTTATTTATTGCCGATTTAGGTGCCATTGCAGTATCTGGCCATCAAATTGCTGCAAGTGTTACTACGGTGTTATTTATGATGCCGTTAAGCCTATCTATGGCAATTGCCATTAGAATTGGCAATTTATCTGGCCAACAGGCATACCAACAACTTAAAGCAGCGGTCTTTACCAGTTTTTGTTTGGCGGCTTTTATCGCTTTTTTTGTAGCGATGCTGACCTTTTTGGCTCGAGATAGCATAGTATGGCTATACACCAATAACGAACAAGTTGCGGTGCTTGCCTCAAGTATTATTGTGCTTGCTTGCGTTTACCAATTACCCGATGCGTTACAAGTTGCTGCCAATGGCGTATTACGCGGATTAAAATATACGAAACCCATTTCTTATATTACCTTTATTTCTTATTGGTTAATTGGTTTTTCGCTAGGTTATGTTTTGGCGAAAACAGATTTATTAGTGCCAGCAATGGGACCAGAAGGTTTTTGGCTCGGTATAATCATGGGCTTGAGTGCTGCGGCGATATTACTACTATTGAGTGTGAGGTCTCGACTTGCGACTATTTTGTCAAATTATTAGCTGGATCACGATACTGGCAGGTTGCTCGCCTGCCCCAAGTGGTGTTCATGTTGAATATCAGCAGCGACTAGCGAACGTAATACAATTAGATCACGTCGATACGATTACACTGCGCCCACTCAAGTCAAGACATGCTAATAAACCAAGCTCTCAAATAACACTATCTATGTTAGAGCTCGCCCATTTAAGCCATTGTTCATTAATGAGTACAATCGCAAATAACAATAATCAACTCGGGAAAGTAAGAGTGCCCAGTGAACAGCTAAAGTACGCGATTATGTTCATTAACGATGCACAGACATGTTTAGACCATAGCGCTACAACAGATGAAATTGTCATAACAAAGCTAACCCTTGCCTTAGCTGAGAAAAAAAATCAATTATCAGCGTACTTTGAGCAAATGGTATTTAATGAACGAGAGTTAGCGAAAATGTTACTGCTAACCAGTCAAGAAATTAACCTAGAAGACCACCAAGAAGCAATCAGCCAAGCCCTTGAGGCGCTCACAACGCTTGCAGCAATATATAAAGAGATAGTTCAAAACAACTCTGATACCACTCAGCTTCGTGATCCCCAACGCATTACAGGCGCACTGGCAAAACTCAATCAAAACTATGCGGTTTCTCGGTTAATCACATCGGCGCGAAAACAAATTAAACTTAACCAAGTTACAACTCAATGGCTCAATAATATAACTCCAACAAAGCACTTATGCCAACCGAACAAAAGCAAGCAAAAAGCACAAATCATGAGCAACATATTTAACAAGTTTTATCTATCTCAGCTACAAGGATATCAATCCAAGTTAACCAAGATGCTCCGTGATGTTTCACCTCACCTTGCCACCTTATGGCGTTCTGAACCTGATTTAAGTCAAAAGTTTAACATCGAACATTCAGACTCTTACTATCAACAACTCAAAAAAAGTGCGGTAGATCATGTCAGCTGGTGGCAGTATTTTTATAAAACGTGCAAAATCCAGCCTTAATGACCAAAAAAACTGCAAACAAACAAAAATTTAGCAAACACGCTTGATTCAGTGAACAAGTCGCTATATATTAGCCGCCGTTGCTTTGCAATACAGTACGACCGTAGCTCAGTTGGTTAGAGCACCACCTTGACATGGTGGGGGTCGGTGGTTCGAATCCACTCGGTCGTACCAAAACAACTATACAACCGTAGCTCAGTTGGTTAGAGCACTACCTTGACATGGTAGGGGTCGGTGGTTCGAATCCACTCGGTTGTACCATCTCTTCTGTTTAACCTCACTTAACAGCCTTGGCAAATACCGCAGGTGGGCTAATCTAAGTTGCTCATCGTAGAACCAGTTTGACTCGCCAATTACCAAGCAATTAATAGTTCCGTGATTTAGTTATTCTAATTTAGATTTTTAACGAAGCTAGCGCCTGGTCTAAACCGGTCAAACACAATTATATTATTGCACCGATAATTATACCAATTTTATTAATACATTGCTCATTCTAGCGAGCTAAATAACTCATTAACTGCGTTAAATATTTCTCATGTAGAATAACTACATAGCGAAATATTTGCCTTGTTACTAAGCCATTTATCTGTCGCAATATCTGATCACAAATTTAATGCAATTGGTATTAACATGCTTTTTAAACGAAGCGGGTATAGTTGTTCACCCTTTAAATGTGTGCCAAGACCTATTCATTGGCATAGAATAAAGTGGCTGTAGCAGAGTTATACTATCTGTAAAAAAAGCAGCCTACAGGCTGCTTATTAAATGTTTACTATTAAAACTAAGAGACTCTTATCTTTTCAAGGTTAAAGTGTAGTTACCTGAGCCTGAATAAGAATATACAGTAATACGATAGTAGCCACTTGATGCTTGATAGGTGATGGCTTCATTTGATGTAGGCGTTTCAGAAATCGCGGCTTGAGTCCAACGACCTCCCTGCCATACCTCCAGTTTTAGGTCAAAGTCAGCTTCATTTGGACCTTGTAAAGTCATATCCAAAGTGCCGCCCGAATACTGGAACCAAGTGCCGTTTGGTACGATAGCTTGCTCTTTATTCGCTAAGTAACCCGTATAAATTTCGCCATCATCACTATCATCACCCACCACTTTAAATGACATAGTTTGTGCGGGGTCGCTCACTTGACTTATCGACAAACCCGAACGGCTGCCATTCCACCAAAGTGAATTAGTACCCTTAGAGCTTTGTGCATTAGGTAACGCCGATGAAAACTCACCTGCTACATCGTATAAGTCTGATGCATCCCCTCGATTAATATTATTTTCTGGGTCTCGATTGCCATCTGCATGCTCCATTTGAATGTAAGGATACCACTCATTAGAGTTATTACCCGCTCGGTCAACGTGCCAAATAGCGAGGCCCTCATCTTCTTGCTCAGAGTTTTGACCTGAGCGGTGAATTGCCTCAATGTAAAACGCTTCATTTTGGTTGCTTGGATTAGTCCACTTGTATGATGTATTAGAGCCAGATGTATGCGTTAATATGCCGCTTGGTGCATTGCTATTTATTGCTGGATTGAGCTCGGTGACAGTGTCCCACCCTGCCAAGTTTCTAAAATGTGCGACCGGCGGTGTTGGTTTAAAACGGTTTGTTTCGCCAATCGCCCCGTATCCCATAACACCAAAGCTGGCAACGGATCCCTCAGAGCTACCATCATAGTCATATAAATCTGGCCAGTTTGTAATTAAATGCCCTGACTCATGTACAAATGTACCAATCGCTAACTTGTCACGCATATCTGTAATTTGATAGCGGTCCGTACAAACACCATCCGCACAAAACCTGGGGCTTAATGCAGCCATGTGTGGCCAAAGACCTTTTGACCAACTGCTATCTGAATTACCCGCATAAAAGATATTTAAACCTTTGATCTGACGATTAGCGTTAACTGACAAACTTGAAAAGTCAAAGCCCTGCGTATATTCGAGCCAATTGAGTGCTTCTTTAATTAGCTCTTGTGAGCGAACCGTTGAGCTATACCTATCATCTGTATAGTAAGATTTATTTCGCTTTGCGGTGTAGTACGCTGTAACCGTATTTGTGTAATCTAACTTGCCACCTGAGACACTGTTGAAATAACCACGCACAGACTGTGCATTGCCAAACTCTGTATAATTCAAGTCATTCAAGAATGATTCGACTTGTGACTGACTGATAGTGCCTGGAAAGTCTGGAAAATCAATGATGATAGTCAACCCTTTAATCTGTCCTGTGCTTTGGGTGTCGACATCACTTAACGTGCTTAACATACCATTAGCTTGCAAAGGTTTATCACCAAACATTCTTTGCTTGGCTTGCTCCACTTTCTTTTCAATTGCACTTTGACTTAGCGTTAAAGCCGCTGCTTTTGTTGTTTTACCCAGTGCAACTTTATTGCTTACCAACACCCCTGTTGATATCAAGTTTTGCCCGTCACTTGAAACCTCTGCGTAAGCCAAACCATTTTTATTTTCATCAAAGACCACTAAACGACCGTCTTGAGATCGTTGAAAAGCAAAGTAATCGTTTCCTTCTAAGCTAATACTAACCACTTCACCGTTTGGTTGTGTGTATTCATAGTTATGGTCTTTATAGGGAATTGCTGCCTGAGATAAGCTACTAAAAATAACTAATGGCGCTAGCGCCAATTTATTAAACCGATACATGTTGTGTTCCTATTACAGTTGTATAGAAACATATTATTAACATCAAAGGGGCACATCTTCAACATCTAAAGGTGTTCAATCTGTTCATTTATAGAACGGTTTGTACCTATATAAACAATCCTTATGCATTTTTTAACGCCGGTGCAAAACTGTATAGAGAGTAAATAATATTGGTCTAATTTTACTTTTATATTTGCAATAAAAAAGGCCGTACAAGACGGCCTTTGGTTTAAGGTTAATTAATCTTTTACTTTGGCGTAGCAGTTACATTTAGTGTAATACCGCTTGACGCTCTGTAGCCGTAAATATCAATGTACCATTTGCCAGCTTGTGGGTTTTGCATTGAACAAGACTCGTTATTGCTGCTGCTTTCTGACTTACAGTCGTAGCTAGACGTTGTAGATTGTGCACCACGCGTTACAAACAAGTCTGCATCACCACTACCACCAGACGTTGATACATTCAGATCTGAATAGCCATCAACCAAGTCGAGCGTGAAGCGAGTCCAACCACGACGAGAAACGCTAATGCCAGTTTCAGTTATATCAATTGGTTGCGCGCCTGGGTTTGTTGTTCCACCGTCAGTGTAGCTTGCCACTAGAGACACGCCAGAAAATGCACTATAGCCTTTAACCATTACTTGATAAGTGCCACCAGATTTAGTTAGGTTACAGCTTTCGTTGTTACCACCTGCGTATGGACGACATTCAAAATTTGAATCACTCGGTTTTGAACCAAATTGTGCATAAAGGTCCGCATCACCTGTACCACCGCTCATGCTAACTTTAACATCAGTCGCGCCAGCTGGAACTTCAAAAGTGAATAGCAATTCTTCAGCTTTGGCACCAGAAAGATTTGTCTTAGCAACACCGTTTACTAATTCGTTGCCCACCGGAGGTTGTACCGGACCACCTGTTCCATCACAGCCTTTCTCTGTGATGAAGTCGATTGCGTCTTTAGTTTGAACTAAGCCATAACCAAACTTAACGTCACGACCAGTCGCACCTAAGTCTTGGGCTGTAGCAGTTAGTACTGCACGGATCTGGCTCGCTGTACAACTTGGGTGGTGGCTCCATACCAACGCTGCTACACCGGCTACGTGTGGTGACGCCATTGATGTACCGCTCATCAAGCCATAGTTACTTGGGTCTAAGTTAACTGATGCAGTCATACCAATGTTGTTTAGCATTGTTGCGCCATCAGAATCGCTAACTGTTACGGCAGGGATAGTTGTTTGGTTTGTATCGCCAAGCGTACCACCAAATGAACCTGCCGCATTGTTATAAATGATGGCACCCAAACCGCCACTGTCTTCGCAGTTTTTAACTTTATCATGGAAAGAAATGTTACCACGTTGGATTAAACATACCTTGCCACTTGCACCAGTATCGATAGACTCACCAGTTGCAAAGTTATATAGAGGTGCATTCGCATTGCCTTGGTTTTCCATGCCATTAGAGTCATATGATTGACCAGCAACAGACAGAGATACAATCGTACCTAAGCCCTCAGGGTATGCAGAGTTAACATCCACACCTGGCGCTGCTATCTCAACTTGACTGTTCTTTTGAGAGAAATCAGCAAGTGCTTTATTACTATCAATGGCTGCCACTGACATAACAGAATCATACGACGCTGGGTAGCTCTCAATGTCCGTAGTATTCGTGGGTACACCATCGTTACCAGCTGCAGCGATCAGTAACATACCTGCATCCGCAGCAGCTTGTATACCATTACGCTCAGTAATACTTGAACCCTCACCACCTAAACTCATGTTAACAACATCAGAGCCCGCAGCTTGACACTTATTAATTGCATCAACTAGTTCTGAAGAGTAACCCCAACCCGCTGCGTTGAACACTTTAATGATGTGCATTGAAGGGTCTGTACCAATCACGCCACGCACACCAATACCATTGTTAAGCGCTGCGATTGTGCCAGCTACGTGCGTGCCATGAGGTCCGCCATGCTCGTACCAATTGCCAGTACCAGAATCGTTAGTGCCCGAGATTGTGTCGCCACGTGCACCCATATCTTCATGAGGAAGGTCTAAACCTGAATCAATAACACAGATTTTTTTACCACCGCTTGCAGCCGATGCGACCGAGTCGTCGACTAAGTCAGCTTGTACCATTGAAATTCCATATGGTTGAGATTGCGACATTAAACGACGTGGTAAATCTTCCTCTACATACTCAACTTGAGTGTCGTTACGTAACGCCATAAGCTGAGTTTCGCTTAATTGAGCAACAACTGCATTTAAACTTGCTTTAAATTGCGCATTTTGAACACCTAAAGTTGCCATACGGTTAGCGGCCATTTGCGGCATGCTATTAGAATCTTGCATAGCAACACCCATCATCGCCATTTCGTTATTTTTGTATTTCACAATGTAACGTTTTGGTAACGGCGATTCTGATTTGTCCGCCACTTGTTTAAGTGTAGATGCCTGTAATGATGCAGAAACCGCAAGTGATAGCAGTGTAGTTGCAAAGATTGCTTTATTAGTTGTTACTTTCTTCATTGGAATAATCCATGTTTGTTATTATTTTCGTAATGAAATGTATCAAAAAACAAAATAATTAACACAACAAGTTACAACCCATTGTAAAGAATTGTTAATGAAACTGTCATAAAAACACAAAAAACCAACACAAAGCAACAACTTAAAAATAAAACACCGTTACAGAAATAAATAGAATAAATAACTTTTTATGTTAAAAATAAACAGAAAGTACCGATTAAAACAACAAAAGACCTCAAGTTTGTATATGAACATTTGTTTCAAACAAGCAATAATTACCTTATAACGCCACATAAAAAGCTAAACTATTCAATTCCGATCCTCATGATTGAATAGCCAATTCTTTGCGGCAACGTCTCAAAAAGTTTTTACCATGACGTAAACCGAGTAAATAGTCATATTGTAACATTTGATTGGAAGAGCCTAGCACCATACTTTGTAAAGGTTGGGTTGGCGCAATCTGGATAACGTTTACATCACTCGGAGGGTTATTCATAAACTCGAGCGCTTCATTATAGCGAGATTGGTGATAATGGTATAAATCAAGCATTTTTTGAGATTGCTTAAGCCTACTCATTAATGGTTTTAGCCTCTCTAACAGTGGCATATGTCCGTTATGGTGCTGCTCAAATGTCCTGATCACTAGAATTTTTTTAGCGCCTTGCTCATATGCCCATTTCACTGGAATGGGGTCTGCGACCCCACCATCCATGTAATTTCGCCCAGCTATATTAACGCCCCCTTGATATAAAAAAGGAATAGCACTAGATGCTTTTAAATGTTCAAGCATATTCTCATGCCAAGTATGAAGGTATTTTGGCTGAAGTGTTTGTGCGTCAGTTGCAACGGCATAAAAATGGTTATCTTTATCTAGGTTATTAGGATCTGTTAAAACTTGTAACTTGGGACTATGGCGAACTTGTGAGAAATACCAATCTAAGTCAATCACTTTGCCATCGGTAAAAAACTTGCTCGGTTTAAAAAACGTTTCGTCTGTAGTTAATTGCGCAATGG is a window encoding:
- a CDS encoding S8 family serine peptidase — protein: MKKVTTNKAIFATTLLSLAVSASLQASTLKQVADKSESPLPKRYIVKYKNNEMAMMGVAMQDSNSMPQMAANRMATLGVQNAQFKASLNAVVAQLSETQLMALRNDTQVEYVEEDLPRRLMSQSQPYGISMVQADLVDDSVASAASGGKKICVIDSGLDLPHEDMGARGDTISGTNDSGTGNWYEHGGPHGTHVAGTIAALNNGIGVRGVIGTDPSMHIIKVFNAAGWGYSSELVDAINKCQAAGSDVVNMSLGGEGSSITERNGIQAAADAGMLLIAAAGNDGVPTNTTDIESYPASYDSVMSVAAIDSNKALADFSQKNSQVEIAAPGVDVNSAYPEGLGTIVSLSVAGQSYDSNGMENQGNANAPLYNFATGESIDTGASGKVCLIQRGNISFHDKVKNCEDSGGLGAIIYNNAAGSFGGTLGDTNQTTIPAVTVSDSDGATMLNNIGMTASVNLDPSNYGLMSGTSMASPHVAGVAALVWSHHPSCTASQIRAVLTATAQDLGATGRDVKFGYGLVQTKDAIDFITEKGCDGTGGPVQPPVGNELVNGVAKTNLSGAKAEELLFTFEVPAGATDVKVSMSGGTGDADLYAQFGSKPSDSNFECRPYAGGNNESCNLTKSGGTYQVMVKGYSAFSGVSLVASYTDGGTTNPGAQPIDITETGISVSRRGWTRFTLDLVDGYSDLNVSTSGGSGDADLFVTRGAQSTTSSYDCKSESSSNNESCSMQNPQAGKWYIDIYGYRASSGITLNVTATPK
- a CDS encoding MATE family efflux transporter, whose protein sequence is MKFSHWESKRLLQLATPVFFAQITLVLMSVVDTMMAGQVSANDLAALSIATGIWNPLLFSLQGILLAITGIVAHCHGAKDISSIKSHFQQGIYLALILTVLSLILAKFTPHVFSKLGTSTDITDLSQQYIDFVKWGVLGFLLFSIYRNVTEGVGLTKPAFYISLIGLAVNVIANYIFIYGKLGMPAYGSAGCGLATALVFWAMAVAQWLYCKRSTIMRNLSLLSPFSKPDLSAIGYIAKLGLPICLATFFEVTLFACIPLFIADLGAIAVSGHQIAASVTTVLFMMPLSLSMAIAIRIGNLSGQQAYQQLKAAVFTSFCLAAFIAFFVAMLTFLARDSIVWLYTNNEQVAVLASSIIVLACVYQLPDALQVAANGVLRGLKYTKPISYITFISYWLIGFSLGYVLAKTDLLVPAMGPEGFWLGIIMGLSAAAILLLLSVRSRLATILSNY
- a CDS encoding M6 family metalloprotease domain-containing protein, giving the protein MYRFNKLALAPLVIFSSLSQAAIPYKDHNYEYTQPNGEVVSISLEGNDYFAFQRSQDGRLVVFDENKNGLAYAEVSSDGQNLISTGVLVSNKVALGKTTKAAALTLSQSAIEKKVEQAKQRMFGDKPLQANGMLSTLSDVDTQSTGQIKGLTIIIDFPDFPGTISQSQVESFLNDLNYTEFGNAQSVRGYFNSVSGGKLDYTNTVTAYYTAKRNKSYYTDDRYSSTVRSQELIKEALNWLEYTQGFDFSSLSVNANRQIKGLNIFYAGNSDSSWSKGLWPHMAALSPRFCADGVCTDRYQITDMRDKLAIGTFVHESGHLITNWPDLYDYDGSSEGSVASFGVMGYGAIGETNRFKPTPPVAHFRNLAGWDTVTELNPAINSNAPSGILTHTSGSNTSYKWTNPSNQNEAFYIEAIHRSGQNSEQEDEGLAIWHVDRAGNNSNEWYPYIQMEHADGNRDPENNINRGDASDLYDVAGEFSSALPNAQSSKGTNSLWWNGSRSGLSISQVSDPAQTMSFKVVGDDSDDGEIYTGYLANKEQAIVPNGTWFQYSGGTLDMTLQGPNEADFDLKLEVWQGGRWTQAAISETPTSNEAITYQASSGYYRITVYSYSGSGNYTLTLKR
- a CDS encoding DUF3080 family protein, which codes for MRLFCQIISWITILAGCSPAPSGVHVEYQQRLANVIQLDHVDTITLRPLKSRHANKPSSQITLSMLELAHLSHCSLMSTIANNNNQLGKVRVPSEQLKYAIMFINDAQTCLDHSATTDEIVITKLTLALAEKKNQLSAYFEQMVFNERELAKMLLLTSQEINLEDHQEAISQALEALTTLAAIYKEIVQNNSDTTQLRDPQRITGALAKLNQNYAVSRLITSARKQIKLNQVTTQWLNNITPTKHLCQPNKSKQKAQIMSNIFNKFYLSQLQGYQSKLTKMLRDVSPHLATLWRSEPDLSQKFNIEHSDSYYQQLKKSAVDHVSWWQYFYKTCKIQP
- a CDS encoding patatin-like phospholipase family protein, which translates into the protein MQAELSLNITESVRAHEPQFALVAEGGGQKGIFTAGVLDAFLEANFWPFDLKVGVSAGAQNLAAYSARAKQCAHTAIAQLTTDETFFKPSKFFTDGKVIDLDWYFSQVRHSPKLQVLTDPNNLDKDNHFYAVATDAQTLQPKYLHTWHENMLEHLKASSAIPFLYQGGVNIAGRNYMDGGVADPIPVKWAYEQGAKKILVIRTFEQHHNGHMPLLERLKPLMSRLKQSQKMLDLYHYHQSRYNEALEFMNNPPSDVNVIQIAPTQPLQSMVLGSSNQMLQYDYLLGLRHGKNFLRRCRKELAIQS